In Penicillium oxalicum strain HP7-1 chromosome I, whole genome shotgun sequence, a single window of DNA contains:
- a CDS encoding Charged multivesicular body protein 5 yields MNRLFGTKSAAPKPTLDGAISKVDDRVASIDVKLSALNSELSAYQAKLSKMRDGPGKNALRQKALKVLQRRKQYEAQRDQLAQQSWNMEQAGMMQDNLKNVMTTVDAMKTTTKELKRQYGKVDIDKIEQMQDEMADLMEVGNEIQESISRAYDLPEEVDEADLDAELEALGEESMFETEMGADAVPSFLQDEVVPPQFIDEPPEQTKVKEAAGGIG; encoded by the exons ATGAATCGACTCTTCGGTACAAAAAGCGCGGCTCCCAAGCCCACGCTAGATGGTGCAATCTCAAAG GTTGACGACCGCGTCGCCAGCATCGATGTGAAGCTCAGTGCGCTCAACTCCGAGCTCTCCGCCTATCAGGCGAAGCTCTCCAAGATGCGCGACGGACCCGGCAAGAACGCTCTTCGGCAAAAGGCTCTCAAAGTGCTCCAGCGACGAAAACAGTATGAAGCTCAGCGAGATCAGCTCGCTCAGCAATCCTGGAACATGGAACAGGCCGGCATGATGCAAGACAATCTCAAGAACGTGATGACGACCGTCGACGCCATGAAGACCACCACAAAGGAGCTGAAAAGGCAATATGGCAAGGTGGATATCGACAAGATCGAGCAGATGCAGGACGAGATGGCCGATCTGATGGAGGTCGGTAATGAGATTCAGGAGAGTATCTCGCGGGCGTACGATCTGCcggaggaagtggatgaggCTGATCTTGATGCGGAATTGGAGGCGCTGGGTGAAGAGTCCATGTTTGAGACTGAGATGGGTGCCGACGCGGTCCCCAGTTTCTTGCAAGACGAGGTTGTGCCGCCACAGTTCATCGACGAGCCGCCAGAGCAAACCAAGGTCAAGGAGGCGGCCGGCGGGATCGGCTAA
- a CDS encoding 3-ketoacyl-CoA thiolase, peroxisomal, producing the protein MSSAQQRLSQVSSHFGSGSQKGAAALTQKNPDDIVVTCALRTALTKGGKGGFKDTAAADLLAGVFKAVINKSGIDPKYVEDVAVGSVLPPGGGATEFRAAALVAGFPETTAVKSLNRQCSSGLQAIVDIANAIKSGMIEVGIGAGVESMSSQYGPGAVTEFSELLESHPESANCKVPMGVLSENMAKDRGISRTAQDAFAASSYQKAVKAQEGGLFNEEIAPLEVKWTDPKTGEEKTITVKADDGIREGMTAESLGKIRPAFAKDGSIHAGNASQISDGAAAVLLMKRSTAERLGQKIIGKYVTASVVGVKPLLMGIGPWAAIPVALEKAGIAKDEVDIYEINEAFASQCINPKGGAIAFGHPLGCTGSRQVSTLLTELKRTDKKIGVTSMCVGTGMGMAAVWVAE; encoded by the exons ATGTCTTCCG CCCAGCAGCGTCTTTCTCAAGTGTCCTCCCACTTCGGCTCTGGCAGCCAGAAGGGAGCCGCGGCCCTGACCCAGAAGAACCCTGACGATATCGTTGTGACTTGCGCTCTGCGCACTGCTCTGACCAAGGGTGGTAAGGGTGGCTTCAAGGACACTGCCGCTGCTGATCTGCTTGCTGGTGTCTTCAAGGCCGTCATCAACAAGAGCGGTATCGACCCCAAGTATGTCGAGGATGTCGCCGTTGGCTCAGTCCTGCCTCCCGGAGGCGGTGCTACTGAGTTCCGTGCCGCTGCCCTTGTTGCTGGCTTCCCAGAGACCACTGCCGTCAAGTCCCTGAACCGTCAGTGCTCGTCTGGTCTGCAGGCCATTGTTGACATTGCCAACGCCATCAAGTCCGGCATGATCGAGGTCGGTATTGGTGCTGGTGTTGAGAGCATGTCCTCTCAGTATGG TCCCGGTGCCGTCACTGAGTTCTCCGAGCTGCTCGAGAGCCACCCCGAGTCCGCCAACTGCAAGGTCCCCATGGGTGTCCTGTCCGAGAACATGGCCAAGGACCGTGGTATCTCCCGCACAGCCCAGGACGCCTTCGCTGCCTCCTCCTACCAGAAGGCCGTCAAGGCTCAAGAGGGGGGTCTTTTCAACGAGGAGATCGCCCCTCTGGAGGTTAAGTGGACCGATCCCAAGACtggcgaggagaagaccaTCACTGTCAAGGCTGATGACGGCATCCGTGAGGGCATGACCGCCGAGTCCCTCGGCAAGATCCGTCCTGCCTTCGCCAAGGACGGTTCCATCCACGCCGGTAACGCTTCTCAGATCTCCGATGGCGCTGCTGCCGTCCTGCTCATGAAGCGCTCTACTGCCGAGCGTCTGggccagaagatcatcggcaaGTACGTGACCGCCAGTGTCGTCGGTGTCAAGCCTCTGCTTATGGGCATTGGTCCCTGGGCTGCCATTCCTGTTGCTCTTGAGAAGGCCGGCATCGCCAAGGACGAGGTTGACATCTACGAGATCAACGAGGCCTTCGCCTCCCAGTGC ATCAACCCCAAAGGTGGTGCCATTGCGTTTGGTCACCCTCTGGGCTGTACCGGCTCTCGTCAAGTCAGCACCCTTCTGACTGAGCTCAAGCGCACCGACAAGAAGATCGGTGTCACCAGCATGTGCGTCGGTACCGGTATGGGTATGGCTGCCGTGTGGGTTGCTGAGTAg
- a CDS encoding Manganese transporter pdt1: MNCPSRTDDTLENPSWNQNPPPFSPDITTRNDFNGLTNARVHRKHATGPGTVSGDDTMAIDSQPQSLNNQDPVTEKHPKGEVIAATSGCPAPSRTCGSPRRFFSDSSFVTSAQHCARSLVKFGRFVGPGFLIAVAYIDPGNYATDVAAGAQFKFALLFIVLLSNLFAVLLQSLCIKLGSVTGLNLAENCRAHLPKWLVVILYLMAEGAIIATDIAEVVGSAIALNLLLHIPLVAGCAITLVDVFFLLLFWRPDGSMLGLRLFEFFVMALVLGVVVCFCIQLSLIKNQSVGEVFRGYLPSPAIVQSDGLYQSCGILGATVMPHSLFLGSGVVQSRLKEFDVTAGYVQSTVPLGSNNGQVEYRPTIHAIRGCMKYSIIELALCLFTFALFVNSAILIVAGASLYDVPGSTSADLFGIYDLLSSSISKAAGLVFALALLLSGISAGIVCTMAGQMVSEGMLNWSIPPWMRRLITRSISIIPSIIIAAAVGKEGLHKTLTGESSLPQCHPAFCLRSAYLVHLFQ, encoded by the exons ATGAACTGCCCCTCAAGAACCGACGACACTCTCGAGAACCCGAGCTGGAACCAAAACCCACCTCCCTTCAGCCCGGACATCACCACCCGCAATGACTTCAATGGCTTGACCAACGCGCGAGTGCACCGGAAGCATGCGACGGGCCCCGGAACGGTCTCAGGGGATGATACCATGGCAATAGACTCGCAGCCGCAGAGTTTGAACAACCAGGATCCAGTAACGGAAAAGCACCCGAAGGGCGAAGTGATCGCAGCGACCTCAGGGTGCCCAGCACCCTCGAGGACCTGCGGTTCACCTCgccgtttcttctccgattcTTCATTTGTGACCTCTGCGCAGCACTGCGCTCGCAGCCTGGTCAAGTTCGGCCGTTTCGTGGGGCCTGGGTTTTTGATCGCCGTCGCCTACATCGACCCCGGAAATTACGCCACGGACGTTGCCGCCGGTGCACAGTTCAAGTTTGCCTTGCTGTTCATCGTGCTGCTGTCGAACCTGTTTGCGGTTCTCCTCCAATCTCTCTGCATCAAGCTCGGCTCGGTGACAGGACTCAACTTGGCGGAGAACTGCCGCGCGCATCTGCCCAAATGGCTGGTTGTCATCCTCTATTTGATGGCCGAGGGGGCGATCATTGCCACCGATATTGCCGAG GTGGTCGGATCCGCCATTGCCTTGAATCTGCTCCTGCACATCCCCCTCGTAGCAGGCTGCGCAATCACCCTTGTAGATGTCTTTTTTCTACTGCTTTTTTGGCGACCTGATGGGTCGATGTTGGGCTTGCGTCTCTTTGAGTTCTTCGTCATGGCTCTGGTCCTGGGAGTTGTCGTATGTTTCTGCATTCAACTGTCTTTGATCAAGAACCAGTCCGTGGGGGAGGTCTTCAGAGGCTATCTTCCATCACCAGCGATCGTGCAATCAGATGG ACTGTACCAGAGTTGTGGTATCCTCGGCGCCACTGTGATGCCTCACTCTCTTTTTCTGGGCAGTGGGGTAGTCCAGTCTCGTTTGAAAGAGTTTGATGTCACGGCCGGTTACGTTCAGTCAACTGTACCGCTTGGGAGCAATAATGGTCAGGTGGAATATCGGCCGACCATCCATGCGATTCGCGGTTGCATGAAGTATTCTATCATCGAATTGGCGCTGTGCCTGTTTACTTTCGCTCTGTTTGTTAACAGCGCCATTCTCATCGTTGCGGGTGCCTCTCTTTACGATGTTCCCGGTAGCACCAGTGCCGATCTGTTTGGCATCTACGACCTgctctcctcctcgatctCTAAGGCAGCCGGGCTCGTCTTCGCGTTAGCGCTCCTTCTCTCGGGCATTTCGGCCGGCATTGTTTGCACAATGGCAGGTCAGATGGTGAGCGAGGGTATGCTGAACTGGTCCATCCCCCCCTGGATGCGGAGACTCATCACCCGCAGTATCAGTATCATCcccagcatcatcatcgccgcggCAGTGGGCAAGGAGGGCCTCCACAAGACCTTGACGGGCGAGTCAAGTCTGCCTCAGTGTCATCCTGCCTTTTGTCTCCGCTCCGCTTATCTGGTTCACCTGTTTCAGTAA